One window of the Triticum dicoccoides isolate Atlit2015 ecotype Zavitan chromosome 3B, WEW_v2.0, whole genome shotgun sequence genome contains the following:
- the LOC119275289 gene encoding uncharacterized protein LOC119275289: MAAARGGGSAARVGDWDVELGPGWDWRSIPQLLSSACIFICSGGCFGCCEKAAKHVGDLSKSLMAHAQNPTVAEEFWSTTTIEVDPADLRAPYNTSSWDLDLHGVGSSHNLGDSANHGFSLWQQTRDEWTENTRLRQQPVVKQIQEPVLSWNAAYESLLGSNKPFTQPIPLHEMVDFLVDIWEQEGLYD, from the exons ATGGCGGCGGCACGCGGCGGCGGATCGGCGGCGAGGGTCGGCGACTGGGACGTCGAGCTGGGGCCCGGCTGGGACTGGCGCTCCATCCCGCAGTTGCTCTCCTCCGCCTGCATCTTCATCTGCTCCGG AGGCTGTTTTGGATGCTGTGAGAAGGCCGCAAAACACGTAGGCGATCTTTCCAAGAGCTTAATGGCCCATGCCCAGAATCCCACGGTGGCAGAGGAATTTTGGAGTACGACCACCATCGAGGTTGATCCAGCAGACCTACGAGCACCATACAACACATCCTCTTGGGACCTTGATCTGCATGGAGTGGGAAGCAGCCATAACCTGGGCGACTCTGCTAATCATG GTTTTTCTCTTTGGCAACAAACTAGGGATGAATGGACTGAGAATACAAGGTTAAGGCAACAACCTGTGGTGAAACAGATCCAGGAACCAGTGTTGAG TTGGAATGCAGCGTATGAAAGTTTGCTTGGATCAAATAAACCATTCACGCAGCCCATCCCTCTACAT GAGATGGTTGATTTCCTCGTGGACATCTGGGAGCAAGAGGGGCTGTATGACTAG